From the Streptomyces syringium genome, one window contains:
- a CDS encoding SDR family oxidoreductase has translation MSSVEESVAPAARPAGPPPYLPGHHLLAGRTAVITAAAGAGIGGATARRFLEEGARVVLGDVHARRLRGCVATLAEAFGARSVAGLTCDVTDETQVAALFDLAEERHGGLDIVVNNAGLGGTADLVDMTDEQWDKVLDTTLTGTFRCTRAALRRLRHGTGGGVVVNNASVIGWRAQRGQAHYAAAKAGVMALTRCAAVEAAAYGVRVNAVSPSLAMHPHLAKVTTPELLTELTGREAFGRYAEPWEIANVIVFLASGYSSYMTGETVSVSSQRA, from the coding sequence ATGAGCAGCGTCGAGGAGTCCGTGGCGCCCGCCGCCCGCCCCGCGGGTCCGCCGCCCTATCTCCCCGGTCACCATCTGCTGGCCGGCCGCACCGCCGTCATCACCGCCGCCGCCGGCGCCGGCATCGGCGGCGCCACCGCCCGCCGCTTCCTCGAGGAGGGCGCCCGCGTCGTGCTCGGCGACGTCCACGCGCGCCGACTGCGGGGCTGCGTCGCCACGCTCGCCGAAGCGTTCGGCGCCCGCTCCGTCGCCGGGCTGACCTGCGACGTCACCGACGAGACCCAGGTCGCCGCCCTGTTCGACCTCGCCGAGGAGCGGCACGGCGGCCTCGACATCGTCGTCAACAACGCCGGGCTCGGCGGCACCGCCGATCTGGTGGACATGACCGACGAGCAGTGGGACAAGGTCCTCGACACCACCCTCACCGGCACCTTCCGCTGCACCCGCGCCGCGCTGCGCCGGCTGCGCCACGGCACCGGCGGCGGGGTCGTCGTCAACAACGCCTCCGTCATCGGCTGGCGCGCCCAGCGCGGCCAGGCCCACTACGCCGCCGCCAAAGCCGGCGTCATGGCCCTCACCCGCTGCGCCGCCGTGGAAGCCGCGGCCTACGGGGTGCGCGTCAACGCCGTCTCCCCGAGCCTGGCCATGCACCCGCACCTGGCGAAGGTCACCACACCGGAACTGCTCACCGAGCTGACCGGGCGCGAGGCGTTCGGGCGTTACGCCGAGCCCTGGGAGATCGCCAATGTGATCGTCTTCCTCGCCAGCGGCTACTCCTCGTACATGACCGGCGAGACGGTCTCCGTCAGCAGCCAGCGCGCGTGA
- a CDS encoding TetR/AcrR family transcriptional regulator: MPTNSKKTTANPAHGRRRELLATAAEVFATQGYNATTVRRIADEAGLLAGSLYYHFDSKESMLDEILSGFLDELWTGYDAVLDAGLGPRETIEALVTESFREIDRHRAAVAIYQKESRHLVTQPRFGYLVDSQRKFEKAWLGTLERGVADGSFRADLDIRLAYRFVRDTVWVAASWYRPGGTHSPEEIARQYLSMVLDGIAGREPAA; encoded by the coding sequence GTGCCGACGAACAGCAAGAAGACCACCGCGAACCCCGCACACGGGCGGCGCCGCGAGCTCCTCGCGACCGCCGCCGAGGTGTTCGCCACGCAGGGCTACAACGCCACCACCGTCCGCCGGATCGCCGACGAGGCGGGGCTGCTCGCGGGCAGCCTCTACTACCACTTCGACTCCAAGGAGTCGATGCTCGACGAGATCCTCTCCGGCTTCCTGGACGAGCTGTGGACCGGCTACGACGCCGTGCTCGACGCCGGTCTCGGCCCCCGGGAGACCATCGAGGCCCTCGTCACCGAGTCCTTCCGGGAGATCGACCGGCACCGCGCCGCCGTCGCCATCTACCAGAAGGAGTCCCGGCACCTGGTCACCCAGCCCCGCTTCGGCTATCTCGTGGACTCGCAGCGGAAGTTCGAGAAGGCCTGGCTGGGCACGCTGGAGCGCGGCGTGGCCGACGGGTCCTTCCGCGCCGACCTCGACATCCGGCTCGCCTACCGCTTCGTGCGCGACACCGTGTGGGTCGCCGCGTCCTGGTACCGGCCGGGCGGGACGCACAGCCCGGAGGAGATCGCCCGTCAGTACCTGTCGATGGTGCTGGACGGCATCGCCGGGAGGGAACCGGCCGCATAG
- a CDS encoding enoyl-CoA hydratase — translation MAPDHDPDHAPDGDLTHGPGHGPDRGAPPDDASRDPVVRYARRGPVATVTMNRPEYRNAQNSAMTYALDDAFSAAAADDGVKVVVLAGAGRHFSAGHDIGSPGRDADAPFARRAGLWWDHCDKAGAERRFARESEVYLGMCRRWRELPKPVIASVQGACVAGGLMLAWVCDLIVASEDAFFADPVVRMGIPGVEYFAHPWVMPPRIAKEFLFTGDRMSARRAHEVGMVNRVVSREQLTACTRELAERVAEMPRMGLALAKRAVNQAEDLQGLHSGLDSVFGLHHLAHAHNAETAADPLGGMDVAAMKARAGTPAPPEGQGGTHR, via the coding sequence ATGGCCCCCGACCATGACCCCGACCATGCCCCCGACGGCGACCTGACCCATGGGCCCGGCCACGGCCCGGACCGCGGGGCGCCGCCCGACGACGCGTCGCGGGACCCGGTGGTGCGCTACGCGCGGCGGGGCCCGGTCGCGACCGTCACCATGAACCGGCCGGAGTACCGCAACGCCCAGAATTCCGCGATGACCTACGCCCTCGACGACGCCTTTTCCGCTGCCGCCGCCGACGACGGGGTCAAGGTCGTCGTCCTCGCCGGGGCGGGCCGGCACTTCTCCGCGGGCCATGACATCGGCTCCCCGGGGCGCGACGCCGATGCCCCCTTCGCCCGCCGGGCGGGGCTGTGGTGGGACCACTGCGACAAGGCGGGTGCGGAGCGTCGCTTCGCCCGTGAGTCGGAGGTCTATCTGGGCATGTGCCGCCGCTGGCGCGAGCTGCCGAAGCCGGTGATCGCGTCCGTCCAGGGGGCCTGTGTGGCGGGCGGGTTGATGCTGGCCTGGGTGTGCGATCTGATCGTGGCGAGCGAGGACGCCTTCTTCGCCGACCCGGTCGTCCGGATGGGCATCCCCGGCGTCGAGTACTTCGCCCATCCGTGGGTGATGCCGCCGCGGATCGCGAAGGAGTTCCTCTTCACCGGCGACCGGATGAGCGCGCGGCGGGCGCACGAGGTGGGGATGGTCAACCGCGTCGTCTCCCGCGAGCAACTCACCGCGTGCACACGCGAATTGGCCGAGCGTGTGGCGGAGATGCCCCGCATGGGCCTCGCCCTCGCCAAGCGTGCCGTCAACCAGGCCGAGGACCTCCAGGGGCTGCACAGCGGCCTGGACTCGGTGTTCGGGCTGCACCACCTGGCACACGCGCACAACGCGGAGACCGCCGCCGATCCGCTCGGCGGGATGGACGTCGCCGCGATGAAGGCACGGGCGGGCACCCCCGCGCCGCCGGAGGGACAAGGGGGAACTCACCGCTGA
- a CDS encoding acyl-CoA dehydrogenase family protein — protein MDLDFTPAEDAFRHEARAWLAAHVPRAPLRSLETEEGFAEHRAWERTLSTGRWSAVSWPSAYGGRDRSLLEWLVFEEEYYAAGAPARVAQNGIHLLAPTLFEHGSDEQRARVLPAMASGATIWAQAWSEPEAGSDLASLRSVGVRTAGGWLLRGQKTWSSRAAFADRAFGLFRTHPDADRPHRGLTYVMFPLDADGVTVRPVRRLDGKPAFAELFLDDVFVPDEDVIGEPGRGWSVALSTAGNERGPTLRSPGRFTAAARRLVGLWRARADGGDTALRDRVADAVIRARAYQLSAYADASRPADGGAAGARSSLTKVFWSELDLALHETALDLLGPYGELADGAADAPARGAWADGYTFSLAGPIYAGTNEIQRDIIAERLLGLPRGTRRA, from the coding sequence ATGGACCTCGACTTCACGCCCGCCGAGGACGCCTTCCGCCACGAGGCCCGCGCCTGGCTGGCGGCCCACGTGCCCCGGGCGCCCCTGCGCTCACTGGAGACCGAGGAGGGGTTCGCCGAGCACCGGGCATGGGAGCGGACGCTGTCCACCGGCCGCTGGTCGGCGGTGTCCTGGCCGTCCGCGTACGGCGGCCGGGACCGTTCGCTGCTGGAGTGGCTGGTCTTCGAGGAGGAGTACTACGCGGCCGGCGCGCCCGCCCGGGTCGCCCAGAACGGCATCCACCTCCTCGCCCCCACCCTCTTCGAGCACGGCAGTGACGAGCAGCGGGCCCGCGTCCTGCCCGCCATGGCGAGCGGTGCGACGATCTGGGCACAGGCCTGGTCCGAGCCGGAGGCCGGTTCCGACCTCGCCTCCTTGCGGTCCGTCGGGGTGCGCACGGCGGGCGGCTGGCTGCTCAGGGGGCAGAAGACGTGGTCCTCGCGGGCCGCCTTCGCCGACCGCGCGTTCGGACTGTTCCGCACCCACCCCGACGCGGACCGGCCGCACCGGGGGCTCACGTATGTGATGTTCCCGCTCGACGCGGACGGGGTGACCGTGCGGCCCGTGCGGCGCCTCGACGGCAAGCCCGCCTTCGCGGAACTCTTCCTCGACGACGTCTTCGTGCCCGACGAGGATGTCATCGGCGAGCCCGGGCGGGGCTGGTCCGTCGCCCTGAGCACGGCCGGCAACGAACGGGGGCCGACCCTGCGCAGCCCCGGCCGCTTCACGGCCGCCGCGCGCCGGCTCGTCGGGCTGTGGCGGGCTCGCGCCGATGGCGGCGACACGGCCCTGCGGGACCGGGTCGCCGACGCCGTGATCCGGGCCCGCGCCTACCAGCTGTCCGCCTACGCGGACGCCTCGCGCCCGGCCGACGGCGGCGCGGCGGGCGCGAGGTCCAGCCTCACCAAGGTGTTCTGGTCCGAGCTGGACCTCGCCCTCCATGAAACGGCCCTCGACCTGCTCGGCCCGTACGGCGAGCTCGCCGACGGCGCGGCGGACGCGCCCGCGCGGGGCGCCTGGGCGGACGGCTACACATTCTCCCTGGCCGGGCCGATCTACGCGGGCACCAACGAGATCCAGCGGGACATCATCGCCGAGCGGCTGCTCGGGCTGCCGAGGGGGACGCGCCGCGCATGA
- a CDS encoding acetyl-CoA C-acetyltransferase, with the protein MAEAYIVGAVRTPVGKRNGALASVHPADLGAHVLTALMERTGVDPGAVEDVVFGCLDAVGPQAGDIARTSWLAAGLPEEVPGVTVDRQCGSSQQAVHFAAQAVLSGTQDLVVAGGTQNMSQIPIGYATRRATEPLGMTEGPFAGSRGWRERYGDRPVSQFHGAELIAERWGITRPAMEEFALRSHRRAVRAIDEGRFDRELVAYGEVRTDEGPRRDTTREKMAALAPVMPGGRLTAALSSQVSDGAAAMLLASERAVRDHGLTPRARIHHLSVRGEDPIRMLSAPIPATAHALKKTGLAMADLDLVEINEAFAPVVLAWQHETGADPDRVNVNGGAIALGHPLGATGVKLMTTLLHELERTGGRYGLQVMCEGGGQANVTIIERL; encoded by the coding sequence ATGGCCGAGGCGTACATCGTCGGAGCGGTACGCACCCCCGTCGGCAAACGGAACGGCGCGCTCGCGTCCGTTCACCCCGCCGACCTCGGGGCGCACGTGCTCACGGCGCTGATGGAGCGTACGGGGGTGGACCCGGGCGCCGTCGAGGACGTCGTCTTCGGCTGTCTCGACGCGGTCGGGCCGCAGGCCGGTGACATCGCCCGGACCAGCTGGCTGGCCGCCGGGCTCCCGGAGGAGGTGCCCGGCGTCACCGTCGACCGGCAGTGCGGCTCCTCCCAGCAGGCCGTCCACTTCGCGGCCCAGGCCGTGCTCTCCGGCACCCAGGACCTGGTCGTCGCGGGCGGCACGCAGAACATGTCGCAGATCCCCATCGGCTACGCCACCCGCCGGGCCACCGAGCCCCTGGGGATGACCGAGGGGCCGTTCGCCGGGTCGCGCGGCTGGCGGGAACGCTACGGCGACCGGCCCGTCAGCCAGTTCCACGGCGCCGAGCTGATCGCCGAGCGGTGGGGCATCACCCGCCCGGCCATGGAGGAGTTCGCCCTCCGCTCGCACCGGCGGGCGGTGCGGGCCATCGACGAGGGCCGCTTCGACCGCGAACTCGTCGCGTACGGCGAGGTGCGCACCGACGAGGGCCCGCGCCGCGACACCACGCGGGAGAAGATGGCGGCCCTCGCGCCCGTGATGCCCGGCGGGCGGCTGACCGCGGCCCTCTCCTCACAGGTCTCGGACGGTGCGGCGGCCATGCTCCTCGCGAGCGAGCGCGCCGTGCGCGACCACGGGCTGACCCCGCGCGCCCGGATCCACCACCTCTCGGTCCGGGGCGAGGACCCGATCCGGATGCTGTCCGCGCCCATTCCCGCCACCGCGCACGCGCTGAAGAAGACCGGCCTCGCGATGGCCGACCTCGACCTGGTCGAGATCAACGAGGCGTTCGCCCCCGTGGTCCTGGCCTGGCAGCACGAGACGGGCGCCGACCCGGACCGGGTCAACGTCAACGGCGGCGCGATCGCCCTCGGACACCCGCTGGGCGCCACCGGCGTCAAGCTGATGAC